In one Trichosurus vulpecula isolate mTriVul1 chromosome 8, mTriVul1.pri, whole genome shotgun sequence genomic region, the following are encoded:
- the ACTR1A gene encoding alpha-centractin, with amino-acid sequence MESYDIIANQPVVIDNGSGVIKAGFAGDQIPKYCFPNYVGRPKHVRVMAGALEGDIFIGPKAEEHRGLLSIRYPMEHGIVKDWNDMERIWQYVYSKDQLQTFSEEHPVLLTEAPLNPRKNRERAAEVFFETFNVPALFISMQAVLSLYATGRTTGVVLDSGDGVTHAVPIYEGFAMPHSIMRIDIAGRDVSRFLRLYLRKEGYDFHSSSEFEIVKTIKERACYLSINPQKDETLETEKAQYYLPDGSTIEIGPSRFRAPELLFRPDLIGEESEGIHEVLVFAIQKSDMDLRRTLFSNIVLSGGSTLFKGFGDRLLSEVKKLAPKDVKIRISAPQERLYSTWIGGSILASLDTFKKMWVSKKEYEEDGARSIHRKTF; translated from the exons GGCTCTGGTGTGATTAAAGCTGGTTTTGCAGGAGATCAAATTCCCAAGTACTGTTTTCCAAACTA TGTAGGCAGACCAAAACATGTCCGTGTCATGGCTGGAGCCCTGGAAGGGGATATTTTCATTGGCCCCAAAGCAGAG GAGCATCGTGGGTTGCTCTCCATCCGCTACCCCATGGAACATGGCATTGTGAAGGACTGGAATGACATGGAGCGCATCTGGCAGTATGTCTATTCCAAAGATCAGCTTCAGACTTTCTCAGAAGAG CATCCTGTGCTCCTGACTGAGGCTCCTTTGAACCCACGAAAAAACCGGGAACGTGCTGCTGAAGTTTTTTTTGAGACATTCAACGTGCCAGCCCTCTTCATCTCCATGCAAGCTGTGCTTAGCCT ATATGCAACAGGAAGAACCACAGGAGTGGTGCTGGACTCTGGAGATGGTGTCACTCATGCGGTCCCCATCTACGAGGGCTTTGCCATGCCCCATTCCATCATGCGCATCGACATTGCTGGCCGCGACGTCTCCCGTTTCCTCCGTCTCTACCTGCGCAAGGAGGGCTATGATTTTCACTCATCATCTGAGTTTGAGATTGTCAAGACCATCAAAGAG AGAGCCTGCTACCTGTCCATAAATCCACAGAAAGATGAGACCCTGGAGACAGAGAAGGCTCAGTACTACCTGCCTGATGGAAGCACCATTGAG ATTGGCCCTTCTCGATTCCGTGCCCCTGAGCTGCTGTTCCGGCCAGACTTGAttggtgaggaaagtgagggcaTCCATGAAGTGCTTGTGTTTGCCATCCAGAAGTCTGACATGGACCTGAGGCGCACACTCTTCTCCAACATTGTACTTTCTGGAGGTTCCACCCTGTTCAAAG GTTTTGGTGACAGACTACTGAGTGAAGTGAAGAAACTGGCTCCAAAAGACGTGAAAATCAGG ATATCTGCTCCTCAGGAGAGACTATATTCAACATGGATTGG GGGTTCCATTCTGGCCTCTCTGGACACCTTTAAGAAGATGTGGGTATCTAAAAAGGAATATGAAGAAGATGGCGCCCGATCCATCCACAGGAAAACCTTTTAA